A single Blastococcus colisei DNA region contains:
- a CDS encoding PaaI family thioesterase yields MPPTELLAAMPFAVTSGVLLDRAEPGEVSGRLPWAPERCTAGGVLHGGALMTLADSVGAVCAFLNLPAGTVTSTVASSTALMRAVRGGMAHAVARPLHAGRSFVVVSVEVTDDEGRRVAQVTQTQAVLSG; encoded by the coding sequence ATGCCCCCCACCGAACTGCTCGCGGCCATGCCCTTCGCGGTCACCTCCGGCGTCCTGCTCGACCGTGCCGAGCCCGGGGAGGTCTCCGGGCGGCTCCCGTGGGCTCCCGAGCGGTGCACGGCGGGCGGGGTGCTGCACGGCGGAGCACTGATGACGCTGGCGGACTCCGTGGGTGCGGTCTGCGCCTTCCTCAATCTGCCCGCTGGGACCGTCACGTCGACCGTGGCGTCGTCCACGGCCCTGATGCGGGCGGTCCGGGGCGGCATGGCCCACGCCGTGGCCCGGCCGCTGCACGCCGGCCGCTCGTTCGTCGTCGTCTCGGTGGAGGTCACCGACGACGAAGGACGGCGTGTGGCCCAGGTGACCCAGACCCAGGCCGTGCTCTCGGGCTGA
- a CDS encoding DUF559 domain-containing protein produces the protein MARDPRQLVGEAGWVTVPELLAHVSRSTLRNWVAAGKLVRLRPGVLALPGVAADWRTRLAAALLGREAVASHVTALALWELTQHPPGPVHISVDPRSSGRGPAGVVVHRATGAWTDRRRVQGSAVSSAEKAVLDAWAITAPPAIAAIRAAAITGVRRRICSARELRHELSRNTSLRGRAELSRLVDLLADGCQSELEIWGCLHVLRAPGMPRFVQQRRVAVGAETFVLDAACEESMLAVEMDGAAWHGSRAQRERDIRRDALLATVGWQTLRFSFARLTRSPEACRHEIVAVHTARLRLLRGGTVR, from the coding sequence GTGGCGCGGGACCCTCGGCAACTTGTCGGAGAGGCCGGCTGGGTCACGGTGCCGGAGCTGCTCGCGCACGTCAGCCGGAGCACGCTGCGCAACTGGGTGGCTGCGGGAAAGCTCGTGCGCCTCCGGCCCGGCGTCCTCGCGCTCCCCGGCGTCGCGGCGGACTGGCGGACCCGGCTGGCCGCGGCACTCCTGGGGCGCGAAGCCGTCGCGAGTCACGTGACCGCGCTGGCCCTGTGGGAGCTGACGCAGCATCCGCCCGGTCCCGTCCACATCAGCGTGGACCCCCGGTCCAGCGGTCGAGGTCCGGCGGGAGTGGTCGTGCATCGCGCCACCGGCGCCTGGACGGACAGGCGTCGGGTCCAGGGATCCGCGGTCAGCTCCGCCGAGAAGGCCGTGCTCGATGCCTGGGCGATCACCGCACCACCGGCGATCGCGGCCATCCGGGCGGCGGCGATCACCGGTGTCCGCCGCCGCATCTGCTCAGCTCGCGAGCTGCGCCACGAGCTGTCGAGGAACACTTCCCTGCGCGGCCGCGCTGAGCTGTCCCGCCTCGTCGACCTGCTGGCTGACGGCTGTCAGAGCGAACTCGAGATCTGGGGCTGCCTGCACGTCCTGCGTGCGCCGGGCATGCCGCGGTTCGTGCAGCAGCGCCGCGTGGCGGTCGGCGCCGAGACGTTCGTGCTCGATGCCGCGTGCGAGGAGTCGATGCTCGCGGTCGAGATGGACGGGGCCGCCTGGCACGGGTCGCGGGCTCAGCGCGAGCGCGACATCAGGCGCGATGCGCTCCTGGCGACGGTGGGCTGGCAGACCCTGCGCTTCAGCTTCGCCCGCCTGACGCGTTCACCGGAGGCATGCCGCCACGAGATCGTCGCCGTCCACACCGCCCGGCTCCGCCTCCTTCGGGGAGGCACTGTGCGCTGA
- a CDS encoding class II 3-deoxy-7-phosphoheptulonate synthase: MSLPEPAELVPGLDRWKDLPAAQQPQWPDRAALDAVLGTLSTVPPIVAPAEIDGLRAQLAEVAQGKAFLLQGGDCAETFDLNTEPHLQSTTRTLLQMAVVLTYGASVPVVKVGRVAGQYAKPRSSDTDALGLPSYRGDMVNDLEPVLEKRIPDPYRLVRAYANSAAAMNMIRAYARGGLADLHAVHDWNKDFVANSPAGVRYEVIAREIDRALAFMKACGIDSDALRGVELYNSHEALILDYERALLRVHDGRAYASSAHFVWVGERTRQMDGAHIEFASKLANPVGVKIGPTTTPEQATELVERLDPDGLPGKLTLISRMGNGKIRDVLPGIVEKVTASGHQVVWQCDPMHGNTHESSTGYKTRHFDRVVDEVLGFFDVHRALGTWPGGIHVELTGEDVTECLGGAMEISDEDLDSRYETACDPRLNTGQSLELAFLVAEMLRG, translated from the coding sequence GTGAGCCTCCCCGAACCTGCTGAGCTGGTGCCCGGTCTCGACCGGTGGAAGGACCTCCCCGCCGCCCAGCAGCCGCAGTGGCCCGACCGTGCCGCTCTCGACGCCGTTCTCGGCACGCTGTCGACCGTGCCGCCCATCGTCGCGCCGGCGGAGATCGACGGGTTGCGTGCGCAACTGGCCGAGGTCGCCCAGGGCAAGGCGTTCCTGCTCCAGGGCGGCGACTGCGCGGAGACCTTCGACCTCAACACCGAGCCGCACCTGCAGAGCACCACGCGGACGCTGCTGCAGATGGCCGTCGTCCTCACCTACGGCGCGAGCGTGCCGGTGGTGAAGGTCGGCCGCGTGGCCGGGCAGTACGCCAAGCCGCGCTCGTCGGACACCGACGCTCTCGGTCTGCCCTCCTACCGGGGCGACATGGTCAACGACCTGGAGCCGGTGCTCGAGAAGCGGATCCCGGACCCGTACCGGCTGGTCCGCGCCTACGCGAACTCGGCCGCGGCGATGAACATGATCCGCGCCTACGCCCGCGGTGGCCTCGCCGACCTGCACGCGGTGCACGACTGGAACAAGGACTTCGTCGCCAACTCGCCCGCCGGCGTGCGCTACGAGGTCATCGCCCGCGAGATCGACCGCGCGCTGGCGTTCATGAAGGCCTGCGGCATCGACTCCGACGCGCTGCGCGGGGTGGAGCTGTACAACTCGCACGAGGCGCTGATCCTCGACTACGAGCGGGCGCTGCTGCGGGTGCACGACGGGCGGGCCTACGCCTCGTCGGCGCACTTCGTGTGGGTGGGGGAGCGGACCCGCCAGATGGACGGCGCGCACATCGAGTTCGCCTCGAAGCTGGCCAACCCCGTCGGCGTGAAGATCGGCCCGACGACGACGCCCGAGCAGGCCACCGAGCTCGTCGAGCGGCTCGACCCCGACGGCCTCCCCGGCAAGCTCACGCTGATCAGCCGGATGGGCAACGGCAAGATCCGTGACGTCCTCCCGGGGATCGTGGAGAAGGTCACCGCGAGCGGCCACCAGGTGGTGTGGCAGTGCGACCCCATGCACGGCAACACCCACGAGTCCTCCACCGGCTACAAGACCCGGCACTTCGACCGCGTGGTCGACGAGGTGCTCGGGTTCTTCGACGTCCACCGGGCGCTGGGCACGTGGCCGGGCGGCATCCACGTCGAGCTCACCGGTGAGGACGTCACCGAGTGCCTCGGCGGCGCGATGGAGATCAGCGACGAGGACCTCGACAGCCGGTACGAGACGGCCTGCGATCCGCGGCTGAACACCGGCCAGTCGCTGGAGCTGGCGTTCCTCGTGGCGGAGATGCTCCGTGGCTGA
- a CDS encoding methyl-accepting chemotaxis protein: MPSWAGPSGWGIRTKVVALAVASVAVTGVAMGGVSAWQSGMFADDAERDVRALVDQTVSRTAAGVHDVVATQGASTAAKVDSDLAAAHYVLAQAGGFTIEDDPRRPPVVWQAKNQFTGEVTPVALPQALAGDQWLGQNSDPAVPTPVVDTIKSMVGATVTIFQRTPDGSFLRVATNVESGGARAIGTYIPATNPDGTPNGVVATVMSGETFRGNAFVVDSWLVSAYAPLFGPSGDVTGVLYVGVRQENLPALRESLNGTTVGDTGHIEVYGGTGDRAGTVLISPDAVRDGENMLEATDAEGAPYVQQMVDAAVGLADGEQATVRYLDPDAGPTTVRLTYYAPWDWVIATVARDGDFSGPVDSLADGRSSMLKALLVAGILIAALGAAVAYWIGRRLTSPLHHLRDRMAEIADGEGDLTQRMDDSRSDEVGQLSAAFNRFVDKVAGTVRDIGRCAQEVAASAAGVSTVADGLAQRAARSRGQAQGAHSSAAEISASVSSAAAGAEEMGASISEIARSAAEAAEVGRQAADLAQQTETTIAALGASSAEIGDVVKVISGVAEQTNLLALNATIEAARAGDAGKGFAVVANEVKELAQEAGKASEEIAQRVQGIQAETSAAVRAIAQIAEVVRTINDHQTTIASAVEEQTATTNELTRSVATAAEGAGAVTTTLTTVSQDADDSAADVGRARTAAQELDGLSRELNRLLGVFTV, translated from the coding sequence ATGCCCAGCTGGGCAGGCCCGAGCGGCTGGGGCATCAGGACCAAGGTGGTGGCGCTGGCGGTGGCCAGCGTCGCCGTGACCGGCGTGGCCATGGGTGGTGTCAGCGCCTGGCAGAGCGGCATGTTCGCCGACGACGCCGAGCGGGACGTCCGCGCCCTCGTGGACCAGACCGTCTCCCGGACCGCGGCGGGCGTGCACGACGTCGTCGCCACCCAGGGCGCCTCGACCGCGGCCAAGGTCGACTCCGACCTCGCGGCGGCGCACTACGTCCTGGCGCAGGCCGGCGGCTTCACCATCGAGGACGATCCGCGCCGGCCCCCGGTCGTCTGGCAGGCCAAGAACCAGTTCACCGGCGAGGTGACCCCGGTCGCGCTGCCGCAGGCGCTGGCGGGTGACCAGTGGCTGGGCCAGAACAGCGACCCCGCCGTCCCCACCCCGGTGGTCGACACGATCAAGTCGATGGTCGGCGCCACCGTGACGATCTTCCAGCGCACCCCCGACGGAAGCTTCCTGCGGGTGGCCACCAACGTGGAGTCCGGCGGCGCCCGAGCCATCGGCACCTACATCCCCGCCACCAACCCGGACGGCACCCCCAACGGGGTCGTCGCGACCGTGATGAGCGGCGAGACCTTCCGCGGCAACGCATTCGTCGTCGACTCCTGGCTGGTGTCGGCCTACGCGCCCCTGTTCGGTCCGTCCGGCGACGTGACCGGCGTGCTCTACGTCGGCGTCAGGCAGGAGAACCTGCCCGCGCTGCGGGAGAGCCTGAACGGGACGACCGTCGGCGACACCGGGCACATCGAGGTCTACGGCGGCACCGGCGACCGCGCCGGCACCGTGCTCATCAGCCCCGACGCCGTCCGGGACGGCGAGAACATGCTCGAGGCCACCGACGCCGAGGGCGCCCCCTACGTGCAGCAGATGGTCGATGCGGCCGTCGGCCTGGCGGACGGCGAGCAGGCGACCGTCCGGTATCTCGACCCCGACGCCGGGCCCACGACGGTGCGCCTCACCTACTACGCCCCGTGGGACTGGGTGATCGCCACCGTCGCCCGCGACGGCGACTTCTCCGGCCCGGTCGACTCCCTCGCCGACGGCCGCTCGTCGATGCTGAAGGCCCTGCTGGTGGCCGGCATCCTGATCGCCGCTCTCGGCGCTGCGGTCGCCTACTGGATCGGCCGCCGGCTCACCAGCCCCCTGCACCACCTGCGCGACCGGATGGCCGAGATCGCCGACGGCGAGGGCGACCTGACCCAGCGGATGGACGACTCGCGCTCCGACGAGGTCGGCCAGCTGTCGGCGGCGTTCAACCGGTTCGTCGACAAGGTCGCCGGCACGGTCCGCGACATCGGCCGGTGCGCTCAGGAGGTCGCCGCCTCCGCGGCCGGTGTCTCCACCGTGGCCGACGGCCTGGCCCAGCGCGCCGCCCGGAGCCGCGGCCAGGCGCAGGGCGCGCACTCCTCGGCCGCCGAGATCAGTGCGAGCGTCTCCTCGGCCGCTGCGGGTGCCGAGGAGATGGGTGCCTCCATCTCCGAGATCGCGCGCAGCGCGGCCGAGGCCGCCGAGGTGGGACGGCAGGCCGCCGACCTCGCCCAGCAGACCGAGACCACCATCGCCGCCCTCGGCGCCAGCTCCGCGGAGATCGGCGACGTGGTCAAGGTGATCTCCGGAGTCGCCGAGCAGACCAACCTGCTCGCGCTGAACGCCACCATCGAGGCGGCCCGCGCCGGTGACGCGGGCAAGGGCTTCGCCGTCGTCGCCAACGAGGTCAAGGAGCTCGCGCAGGAGGCCGGCAAGGCGAGCGAGGAGATCGCCCAGCGGGTCCAGGGCATCCAGGCCGAGACCTCCGCCGCGGTGCGCGCGATCGCCCAGATCGCCGAGGTGGTGCGGACGATCAACGACCACCAGACGACGATCGCCAGCGCCGTCGAGGAGCAGACGGCGACGACCAACGAGCTGACCCGCAGCGTCGCCACCGCGGCCGAGGGCGCCGGCGCGGTGACCACGACGCTGACCACGGTGAGCCAGGACGCCGACGACAGCGCCGCGGACGTCGGCCGCGCCCGCACTGCCGCCCAGGAGCTGGACGGGCTCTCCCGCGAGCTCAACCGCCTGCTGGGGGTCTTCACGGTGTAG
- a CDS encoding threonine aldolase family protein: MAELIDLRSDTVTKPTPGMRRAMAEAEVGDDVYVEDPTVRALEERTAELFGHEAALFVPSGTMGNQIGMRLVCEPGQEILCDADAHVVTYEMGAAAAIFGISTRTVVSSGGRLDAQQLIDQVRPQDNWHLTATAAIAVENSHNRGGGLVQPRDELQRLWDWSREAGVAVHLDGARIWNASISSGIDLATYGRLADTASVCFSKGLGTPVGSVLVASAERIATARLWRKRLGGGMRQVGVLAAACTYALDHNLARLAEDHEHAQVLAKRLGVDPSSVETNMVVLDDVAAPMLAEAAKARGVLVSQVSARKIRLVTHLDVDRAAIDRAADVLAELLHR; this comes from the coding sequence GTGGCTGAGCTGATCGATCTCAGGTCCGACACCGTCACCAAGCCGACGCCTGGCATGCGGCGGGCCATGGCCGAGGCCGAGGTGGGGGACGACGTGTACGTCGAGGACCCGACCGTGCGGGCGCTCGAGGAGCGGACGGCGGAGCTCTTCGGCCACGAGGCGGCGCTGTTCGTGCCCTCGGGGACCATGGGCAACCAGATCGGCATGCGGCTGGTCTGCGAGCCGGGTCAGGAGATCCTCTGCGACGCCGACGCGCACGTCGTCACCTACGAGATGGGTGCGGCGGCGGCGATCTTCGGGATCTCGACGCGCACGGTGGTGTCGTCGGGGGGCCGGCTCGATGCCCAGCAGCTCATCGACCAGGTGCGACCGCAGGACAACTGGCACCTCACCGCCACCGCCGCGATCGCCGTCGAGAACTCGCACAACCGGGGCGGAGGCCTCGTCCAGCCCCGCGATGAGCTGCAGAGGCTCTGGGACTGGTCGCGGGAGGCCGGCGTCGCCGTGCACCTCGACGGTGCGCGGATCTGGAACGCCTCGATCTCCTCCGGGATCGACCTCGCCACCTACGGCAGGTTGGCCGACACGGCGTCGGTCTGCTTCTCCAAGGGCCTGGGGACGCCGGTCGGCTCGGTGCTGGTGGCGTCGGCGGAGCGGATCGCGACCGCGCGGCTGTGGCGCAAGCGGCTCGGCGGCGGCATGCGCCAGGTAGGCGTCCTGGCCGCCGCCTGCACCTACGCGCTGGACCACAACCTGGCCCGCCTGGCCGAGGACCACGAGCACGCGCAGGTACTGGCCAAGCGGCTCGGGGTGGATCCGTCGTCGGTCGAGACCAACATGGTCGTGCTGGACGACGTCGCCGCGCCGATGCTGGCCGAGGCCGCGAAGGCCCGTGGTGTGCTGGTGAGCCAGGTGAGCGCCCGCAAGATCCGGCTGGTGACCCACCTGGACGTGGACCGCGCCGCGATCGACCGCGCCGCCGACGTCCTCGCGGAGCTGCTGCACCGCTGA
- a CDS encoding 6-phosphofructokinase, with protein sequence MRIGILTGGGDCPGLNAVIRAVVRKGIGEHGDEIVGFRDGWRGVLESDTVPMDLGSVRGILPRGGTVLGTSRTNPYAVEGGPERVLATVERLGIEALIPIGGEDTLGVATRLAGAGVRVVGVPKTIDNDLDSTDYTFGFDTAVGVAMEAIDRLHTTGDSHHRTLVVEVMGRHAGWIALHAGMAGGANVVLIPEKPFDVDGVVAHCLHRFGSGYSPIVVVSEGAKPKDGDLMLSTGERDAFGHVRLGGIGAALASLIEERTGREARAVVLGHIQRGGTPSPFDRVLATRFGLAAVDAVHDGQSGVMVALRGTDIVRVPLSAATAQLKLVPPERYAEAEVFFG encoded by the coding sequence ATGCGGATCGGCATCCTGACCGGCGGCGGTGACTGCCCCGGGCTCAACGCCGTGATCCGGGCCGTGGTCCGCAAGGGGATCGGTGAGCACGGCGACGAGATCGTCGGTTTCCGCGACGGGTGGCGGGGCGTGCTGGAGAGCGACACCGTGCCCATGGACCTGGGGTCCGTCCGCGGGATCCTGCCGCGCGGGGGCACGGTGCTCGGGACCTCGCGCACGAACCCCTACGCCGTCGAAGGCGGCCCGGAGCGGGTGCTCGCCACCGTCGAGCGACTGGGCATCGAGGCGCTGATCCCGATCGGCGGCGAGGACACGCTGGGAGTGGCCACCCGGCTGGCCGGAGCGGGGGTGCGCGTGGTCGGCGTGCCGAAGACCATCGACAACGACCTCGACTCCACCGACTACACGTTCGGCTTCGACACGGCCGTCGGCGTCGCCATGGAGGCGATCGACCGGCTGCACACCACCGGCGACAGCCACCACCGCACCCTGGTCGTGGAGGTGATGGGCCGGCACGCCGGGTGGATCGCGCTGCACGCCGGGATGGCCGGCGGGGCGAACGTCGTCCTCATCCCGGAGAAGCCGTTCGACGTCGACGGGGTCGTGGCGCACTGCCTGCACCGCTTCGGGTCCGGGTACTCGCCGATCGTCGTCGTCTCCGAGGGGGCCAAGCCCAAGGACGGCGACCTGATGCTCTCCACGGGGGAGAGGGACGCGTTCGGGCACGTGCGGCTCGGCGGGATCGGGGCCGCGCTGGCCTCGCTGATCGAGGAGCGCACCGGCCGGGAGGCGCGGGCCGTCGTCCTCGGGCACATCCAGCGCGGTGGCACGCCCTCGCCCTTCGACCGGGTGCTGGCCACCCGGTTCGGGCTGGCCGCCGTGGACGCCGTCCACGACGGGCAGTCGGGGGTGATGGTGGCCCTGCGCGGCACCGACATCGTGCGGGTGCCCCTGAGCGCGGCGACCGCCCAGCTCAAGCTGGTCCCCCCGGAGCGGTACGCGGAGGCGGAGGTCTTCTTCGGGTGA
- a CDS encoding polyadenylate-specific 3'-exoribonuclease AS, whose product MRRFFYDTEFIEDGTTIDLVSIGVVDETGREFYAVSTQFDPDKAIPWVRRNVLDQLPPPADKAWRSRERIREDLLAFLTGPGEEIELWAWFAAYDHVALCQLWGAMPALPRPIPRFTRELRQRWDDLGQPVLPPKPTGTHDALVDARYNLERWNAMEAARR is encoded by the coding sequence GTGCGGCGCTTCTTCTACGACACCGAGTTCATCGAGGACGGCACCACCATCGACCTCGTCTCGATCGGCGTCGTCGACGAGACCGGCCGGGAGTTCTACGCCGTCAGCACCCAGTTCGACCCGGACAAGGCCATCCCGTGGGTGCGGCGCAACGTCCTGGACCAGCTGCCCCCACCGGCCGACAAGGCATGGCGCAGCCGGGAGCGCATCCGCGAGGACCTGCTCGCCTTCCTCACCGGGCCGGGCGAGGAGATCGAGCTCTGGGCCTGGTTCGCCGCCTACGACCACGTCGCGCTCTGCCAGCTGTGGGGCGCGATGCCCGCGCTGCCGCGGCCCATCCCGCGGTTCACCCGCGAGCTGCGCCAGCGGTGGGACGACCTCGGTCAGCCGGTGCTCCCGCCCAAGCCCACCGGCACGCACGACGCGCTGGTCGACGCCCGGTACAACCTCGAGCGCTGGAACGCGATGGAGGCGGCCCGCCGCTGA